GATAATGAAGGTACAGCAAAATATGTTGGTAAAAATGTAGGTATAGATGAAATATATTACGGATTATTACCCAATGAAAAGTATAAAATACTATTAAATTTACAAAAAAATAATAAGGTAATAATGGTAGGTGATGGAATTAATGATGCACCAGCTTTAGCCAAATCTGATGTAGGAATTAGTATAGGTGGATCAACAGATATAGCTATGGAAATTTCAGATATAGTTTTAATAAGACAAAAACTAATAGATATAGTTAATGCTATTTATCTAAGTATTTCAGTAATAAAAAATATAAAAATAAGTTTATTTTGGGCATTTATATATAACTTTATTGGTGTAGCGATGGCAACAGGTATTTTTTCTAAATATGGTATTAATTTAAATCCAATGTTTGCAGCGTTTGCGATGAGTATGAGTTCAATATGTGTATTATTAAATGCAATGACACTAAATTTTTTTAAAGGAGTGAAATAGGTGTAAATAATGAAAAAAGAATATTTTGAAAGTTTTGATGGTATTCAAATTCCATATGTTTCGTATGAAAATGGTAATAAGAAAAAAGTATTAATGTTACATGGACTATACGAATATATTGATAGATATTATGAGTTTGCAACTAAATTAAATGAGGCAGGTTATGATGTTTATTTATTTGAATATAGAGGTCATGGAGAATTGAGGCAGGGAGACATTGCTGATTTTGGAGATAAGGGAATTACAGGTATATTAAATGACATAAAATTATTTATTAAACATAAATTTAACAATATTTCTAATGATAATATATTTTTAATAGGAAAAGGATTAGGAGGATTATTAAGCCTATATCTACAAGAAGATATGAAATTAAAAAATTCTGTTTTAGTATCTATGCCTATAGAAAAGAAATTTTCAATATTTATGGGTAAATTAATTACTAGTATAGAAATGAAATTTAGTATGAGAAATAGTTTTATTAATAAAGTAGTACTAAGAACACTTAATAGAGCTTTTATTAAAGAAGGAAAATCTTCTTGGTTAAATAGAGATAAAGAAGTTGTTATATCATATTTAAATGATGAAAATTATTTAAAAAAAGGTTCAGCAAGACTTTATAATAATGTGTTGTCTCTAACATCGTTTATAAAGAAAAATATTAAAAAAATAAATGAAAATGCAAATATTTTTGTTGTTTTTGGAACAAGAGATGCTTTAGTTTCAGAGACTAAATTAAAAAAATATATGCAAAAAATAAATAATGGGAAAAATAATATTAAGTTTTTAAAAGTAAAAAAGGCAAGACATGATATATTAAATGAATTAAATAAAAATGAAGTAATAAATGAAATAATAAAATATATGGATGGTATTAGTAATGGAAATTGATGTTTTATCACCAATAGACGGGAGTTTATTAGGTAGCGTTAAAAAGATGTTTAAAGAAGATGTAGATAACATTTATGTTAAATCAAGAAATAGTTTTAAATTATGGAAGGATTTATCAACTGCAAAGAGAGCAGAATATATGTATAAAGCATCTGAAATATTAGAAAAAAATAAAGAAAAAATAGCTGATATAATGAGTAAAGAAATCTCAAAACCATATAAAGATTCGATGATAGAAGTTGAAAGAACAGTTGGATTAATTAAGTATTCAGCAGAAGAAGGTATGAGAATATTCGGAGAAGTAATAGAAGGTAAAAATTACGATGATAGTTCAAAAACTAAGGTAGCTATAGTGAAAAGAGAGCCTGTTGGAGTTGTCTTAGCTATTTCACCTTTTAACTATCCAATTAATTTAGCAGCATCAAAAATAGTACCTGCATTAATTTCAGGTAATACAGTTGTATTTAAACCAGCAAGTCAAGGAGTATTATCAGGGATTGAATTAGTAAAATGTTTTGAAGAAGCAGGATTACCTGAAGGAGTATTACAAGTTGTAACAGGTAAGGGATCAGAAATTGGTGATTATTTAAATACACATAAAGAAATTGATTTTATTAATTTTACTGGAAGTACACCTATTGGAGAAAGAATAGGTATGCAAGCTAAAATGAAACCAATATTATTAGAACTTGGAGGTAAAGATGCTGCAATAGTTCTTGAAGATGCAGATTTAGATAAAGCTTCAAAAGATATAGTTAGTGGCGCTTTTTCATATTCAGGTCAAAGATGTACTGCTATAAAAAGAGTTTTGGTTATTGATAAGATAGCAGATGAATTGATATTAAAGATAAAAGAAAAAGTTTCTAAATTAAGAGTTGGTAATCCTTTTGATGATGTAGAAATTACCCCATTAATTGATGAAAAAAGTGCAATTTTTGTTGAGGATTTAATTAATGATGCAATAAGTAAAGGAGCTATAGCTTTAACAGAAATAAAAAGAGAAAAAAATTTAATTTATCCTTTACTACTTGATAAAGTAACGGAAGATATGGATATTGCATGGGTTGAACCATTTGGACCTGTTTTACCTATAATTAGAGTTAAAACAGAGGAAGAAGCACTAGAAATTGCAAATAAATCTGAATATGGTTTACAAAGTTCAATTTTTACAAACAATATAGACAAAGCATTTAAGTTTGCGAATAATTTAGAAGTAGGTACAGTACACATAAATAATAAGACTCAACGTGGTCCAGATAATTTTCCTTTTTTAGGTATAAAAAATTCTGGAGTTGGAGTACAAGGTATTAGACATAGTATACTTTCTATGACAAAAATAAAAACAATAGTAATAGACATGTAATGGAGGTAAAAATGAAATATTATGGAGGAATTGATTTAGGAGGAACAAATTCTAAAATTGGTATTTTAGATGAAACAGGTAAGATAGTTTATTCAACTATAGTAAAAACTGAATCAAGTTTAGGTTATGAAGAATCTGTAAAAAAATTATCGGACCATATCAAATTTGGTCTAGAAAAAAATGGGATTTCTTATTCAGATTTTGTGTCATTAGGTATTGGTGTACCTGGACCTATAGTTAATAAATCAACTGTACTAATGTGGGCTAATTTTCCTTGGCCAAATAATTTAAACTTGGCTAAAGAATTTGAAAATGAATTATTAAAACCAGTTTTCCTAGATAATGATGTAAATGTAATTACATTAGGAGAATTATGGGTTGGGGCTGCAAAAGGGTATAAAAATGTATTAGGTATGGCAATAGGAACAGGAATAGGTGGAGGAGTTGTTGTAAACGGTGAAATTATTTCTGGTAAAAATGGTGCCTCAGGAGAAATAGGACATATACCTATAGAAAAAAAAGGTAGACTTTGTGGTTGTGGTAAAAGAGGTTGCTTTGAAGCATATGCATCTGCAACTGGAATTGCTAGAATTGCTAAAGATAGATTACAAGTTAATAAAAATAATGAACTATATAATTTAACATACGGTAGAGATCCGGAGGCAAAAGATGTATTTGAATGTGCAAAAAATGGAGATAAGCTTTCTTTAGATATAGTTGAAGAAACAGCTGAATACTTAGCAATAGGTATAAGTTCTGCACTTTCTATACTAGACTCAGATATAGTTGTAATAGGTGGAGGAGTTGCTCTAGCAGGAGATTTCTTAATAGATAAAATTAAAAAATATTTACCAGAGTACTTAATGTCATCTATAGTTAATAATGTGGAAATAAAAATTGCAAAACTAGGTAATGATGCTGGTATATATGGTGCAGCATATTTAGCAATGCAATCAGTTAAATAGGAGAGTGAGTTGAATGAATACAGGGACGACCATATTGCCCCAGATATTATTGATTATTATCTTAATATTGATTAATGCTTTTTTTTCTGGTAGTGAAATGGCAATTGTTTCTATTAATAAAAATAGATTAAAAATATTAATAGATGAAGGAAATGAAAAGGCTATAAAATTAGAAAAGTTAATGGAGGAACCAGCAAATCTTTTATCTACAATACAAATAGGTATAACACTTGCAGGATTTCTAGCTTCTGCTTCTGCAGCAATATCTTTATCTGATTTTTTAGCAAAGTTTTTAACTAGATTTTCTATTCCGTATTATCAACAAATTTCGGTAATACTTGTGACACTTTTATTATCATATTTATCACTTGTTTTTGGTGAATTAATACCCAAAAGGTTAGCTTTATTAAATCCAGAAAAGATTGCTTTAACTAACATTGATATAATATTATTTGTTTACAAATTATTTATACCTTTTATTAAAATTTTATCTTTTTCAACAGATTTATTTTTGAGAATATTCAAAATAAATGAAGAAGATAATTTAGAAATTGTTAGTAAACAAGAA
This genomic stretch from Streptobacillus felis harbors:
- a CDS encoding alpha/beta fold hydrolase → MKKEYFESFDGIQIPYVSYENGNKKKVLMLHGLYEYIDRYYEFATKLNEAGYDVYLFEYRGHGELRQGDIADFGDKGITGILNDIKLFIKHKFNNISNDNIFLIGKGLGGLLSLYLQEDMKLKNSVLVSMPIEKKFSIFMGKLITSIEMKFSMRNSFINKVVLRTLNRAFIKEGKSSWLNRDKEVVISYLNDENYLKKGSARLYNNVLSLTSFIKKNIKKINENANIFVVFGTRDALVSETKLKKYMQKINNGKNNIKFLKVKKARHDILNELNKNEVINEIIKYMDGISNGN
- a CDS encoding NADP-dependent glyceraldehyde-3-phosphate dehydrogenase, with product MEIDVLSPIDGSLLGSVKKMFKEDVDNIYVKSRNSFKLWKDLSTAKRAEYMYKASEILEKNKEKIADIMSKEISKPYKDSMIEVERTVGLIKYSAEEGMRIFGEVIEGKNYDDSSKTKVAIVKREPVGVVLAISPFNYPINLAASKIVPALISGNTVVFKPASQGVLSGIELVKCFEEAGLPEGVLQVVTGKGSEIGDYLNTHKEIDFINFTGSTPIGERIGMQAKMKPILLELGGKDAAIVLEDADLDKASKDIVSGAFSYSGQRCTAIKRVLVIDKIADELILKIKEKVSKLRVGNPFDDVEITPLIDEKSAIFVEDLINDAISKGAIALTEIKREKNLIYPLLLDKVTEDMDIAWVEPFGPVLPIIRVKTEEEALEIANKSEYGLQSSIFTNNIDKAFKFANNLEVGTVHINNKTQRGPDNFPFLGIKNSGVGVQGIRHSILSMTKIKTIVIDM
- a CDS encoding ROK family protein, which translates into the protein MKYYGGIDLGGTNSKIGILDETGKIVYSTIVKTESSLGYEESVKKLSDHIKFGLEKNGISYSDFVSLGIGVPGPIVNKSTVLMWANFPWPNNLNLAKEFENELLKPVFLDNDVNVITLGELWVGAAKGYKNVLGMAIGTGIGGGVVVNGEIISGKNGASGEIGHIPIEKKGRLCGCGKRGCFEAYASATGIARIAKDRLQVNKNNELYNLTYGRDPEAKDVFECAKNGDKLSLDIVEETAEYLAIGISSALSILDSDIVVIGGGVALAGDFLIDKIKKYLPEYLMSSIVNNVEIKIAKLGNDAGIYGAAYLAMQSVK